The proteins below are encoded in one region of Naumovozyma castellii chromosome 6, complete genome:
- the SKP1 gene encoding SCF ubiquitin ligase subunit SKP1 (ancestral locus Anc_5.371) — MVTPKNQHVVLVSGEGEKFKVDRKIAERSLLLKNYLNDMHDSHLQDTSDEEEEEEEDDDEDDEIVMPVPNVRSSVLQKVIEWAEHHKDSNFPDEDDDDSRKSAPVDAWDREFLKVDQEMLYEIILAANYLNIKPLLDAGCKVVAEMIRGRSPEEIRRTFNIVNDFTPEEEAAIRRENEWAEDR; from the coding sequence ATGGTCACCCCCAAGAACCAGCATGTGGTATTAGTCAGCGGAGAAGGTGAGAAGTTCAAAGTGGATCGCAAGATAGCAGAACGTTCCTTACTGCTAAAGAACTACTTGAACGATATGCATGATAGTCACTTACAAGATACCTCCGAcgaggaagaggaagaggaagaggacgatgatgaagatgatgagaTTGTCATGCCGGTCCCCAATGTCAGATCATCTGTCTTACAGAAAGTCATCGAATGGGCAGAACATCATAAGGATTCTAACTTCCCTGATGAGGACGATGATGATTCCAGGAAATCCGCCCCTGTGGATGCATGGGATAGGGAGTTTTTGAAAGTGGACCAAGAGATGCTATATGAGATAATCCTGGCAGCAAATTACTTAAACATAAAGCCATTGTTGGATGCCGGATGTAAAGTGGTCGCAGAGATGATTAGAGGCAGATCTCCTGAAGAGATTAGAAGAACATTTAACATTGTTAATGATTTCACCCCCGAGGAAGAGGCTGCAATCAGACGTGAGAATGAATGGGCCGAAGATCGTTGA
- the UTP4 gene encoding small subunit rRNA maturation protein UTP4 (ancestral locus Anc_5.366), producing the protein MTSLQEQLLIHRSRFADLTPGNITALAFSHKSNINKLTPSDLRLAVGRSNGSIEIWNPRNDWVQELVIQGGVGRSIEGLVWCNVPGEPLRLFSIGGSTVVTEWDLLTGLPIKNYDCNSGVIWSVAINEQMDKLAVGCDNGTVCVIDISGGRGVLEHDLILTRQEARVLTLTWNGDSFVIGGCSDGRIRVWSVQKDDVNRGRLLHTMKVDKAKRESTLVWSVLYLAKTNQIVSGDSTGSVKFWDFQYATLTQTFKSHEADVLCLTTDASNTHVFSAGVDRKIFQFTSKLQGGNASSPKWVNSSNRLFHGNDVRAISSYQSKGADFLVSGGVEKTLVISSLSSFSDGNYKKFPVVVPFMKNILINKEQRLVVMWHESIIKIWIIGTDVESEKNYRLVCKLTLKDEQNINTCALSPDGQVLIVGRPSTTKLFHLQPMGTKLKVTKLDNEFLLKTGTKFVKFIDNSRIVMSSSSDDIYTLDLEGEDDEAPKEYELEDLPSTKSSIKIPYMNRINHLDVSLTHIAVSRGCGAIDLINLNTGKSKTLVRLMNFITSMAINVKRNTLVVVTAENKIYEFNIPEDDDTETEQGEEESLLTRWSKNNTENMPREIQQSKEKCLGIFFDDSNEDNVWFWGSTWLSKFNFALDLPLNKRRKPKKHTRDGLTITDESNFMNDDEEEEDVEMELSEDVTSLLESGHRIKAIAGDSKGKDAQKAFFFTDKYKPILFADFVANNELVIIERPTLMVASQQKAFNLPKLRF; encoded by the coding sequence ATGACTTCTTTGCAAGAACAACTACTGATCCATAGGTCTCGTTTCGCTGACCTGACTCCGGGAAATATCACCGCGTTAGCATTTTCACATAAATCTAACATTAACAAATTGACACCATCTGACCTGCGTCTAGCTGTAGGTAGATCCAATGGTAGcattgaaatttggaaCCCACGTAATGATTGGGTGCAAGAATTGGTGATCCAAGGTGGCGTAGGTAGATCCATTGAAGGGTTAGTTTGGTGCAATGTGCCCGGTGAGCCATTGAgattattttccattggTGGGTCCACTGTAGTCACCGAGTGGGATTTGCTTACAGGGTTACCCATAAAGAATTATGATTGTAATTCTGGTGTTATTTGGTCTGTGGCTATTAACGAACAGATGGATAAACTGGCTGTAGGATGTGATAATGGGACTGTTTGTGTTATCGATATTTCTGGTGGACGTGGTGTCCTAGAGCATGATTTGATATTGACCAGACAAGAGGCACGAGTTCTAACTTTGACTTGGAATGGGGATTCATTTGTCATTGGAGGTTGTTCTGATGGGAGGATTAGAGTTTGGTCTGTTCAAAAAGATGATGTCAACAGAGGCAGACTATTACATACCATGAAAGTGGATAAAGCCAAGAGAGAATCTACGTTGGTTTGGTCTGTTTTGTATTTAGCAAAGACCAACCAAATTGTTTCAGGTGATTCAACAGGATCTGTTAAATTCTGGGATTTCCAGTACGCTACTTTAACTCAAACATTTAAATCCCATGAAGCAGATGTCCTTTGTCTCACGACGGATGCCTCAAATACACATGTATTTAGTGCAGGTGTTGATAGAAagattttccaatttactTCTAAATTACAAGGAGGGAATGCATCCTCACCAAAATGGGTCAATTCATCCAATCGTTTATTCCATGGTAATGATGTAAGAGCTATTTCCTCATACCAATCAAAGGGTGCAGATTTCTTGGTATCTGGTGGTGTTGAGAAGACCCTTGTCATTAGTTCCTTATCCTCATTTTCAGATGGTAATTATAAGAAATTCCCTGTGGTTGTACCCTTTATGAAGAATATACTAATTAATAAAGAACAAAGATTAGTTGTTATGTGGCatgaatcaattattaaaatttggattattGGAACAGATGTCGAGTCAGAAAAGAACTACAGATTAGTTTGTAAACTGACTTTGAaagatgaacaaaatattaacaCATGCGCCTTATCTCCAGATGGACAAGTGTTGATTGTTGGAAGACCATCTACGACGAAATTATTCCACTTGCAACCAATGGGCACAAAATTAAAAGTAACcaaattggataatgaGTTCTTATTGAAGACTGGTACCaaatttgttaaatttaTAGATAATTCCAGAATTGTAATGAGTTCGTCATCCGATGATATTTACACACTAGATTTGGAAggagaagatgatgaggCTCCAAAAGAATATGAATTAGAGGATTTGCCAAGTACCAAGAGTAGTATAAAGATTCCTTATATGAATAGAATAAACCATCTAGACGTATCACTTACACATATTGCGGTTTCTCGTGGATGTGGTGCTATTGATCTCATCAATTTGAACACAGGTAAATCAAAAACTCTTGTACGTTTAATGAATTTCATAACATCCATGGCAATCAATGTGAAGAGAAATACGTTGGTGGTAGTCACAGCAGAGAATAAGATATATGAGTTTAACATCCCAGAGGATGATGATACTGAGACAGAGCAAGGAGAAGAGGAATCATTATTAACGAGATGGTCCAAGAATAATACTGAAAATATGCCTAGAGAAATTCAAcaatcaaaagaaaaatgcttgggaatattttttgacGATTCTAATGAAGATAATGTTTGGTTTTGGGGATCTACATGGCTctccaaattcaattttgcCCTTGATCTTCCTCTTAATAAGAGAAGGAAGCCTAAGAAGCATACTCGTGACGGGTTAACTATCACTGATGAAAGTAATTTTatgaatgatgatgaagaggaagaagatgtcGAGATGGAACTTTCAGAAGATGTGACATCTCTACTAGAGTCAGGTCATAGAATAAAAGCCATCGCCGGGGATAGTAAGGGAAAAGATGCTCAAAAGgcattcttcttcaccgATAAATACAAGCCAATTCTTTTTGCCGACTTTGTGGCTAACAATGAGTTAGTTATTATAGAGAGACCTACCTTGATGGTGGCTAGTCAACAAAAAGCGTTCAATTTGCCAAAGTTGAGATTTTAA
- the YSP2 gene encoding Ysp2p (ancestral locus Anc_5.370), giving the protein MSVSSRPKSSNSEHSFLRRLGLKRHKSADNKDKEEKLKRSSLSMRMSGSGKNEIAKRRIVTTQPKTGAHSQIDTQLELPEIVSVRSRKSNKSNRSSRSSWQDINIIAKPRRSLQNSTAGMKRVNTTQGMFNIPVPIDTLKDKTTESLNRTAKIINNPETSSFKKQFMNSLEQPTTEPHLGNIDDIENGENNTSSILGTIFSMAHNVVSHVPMLSSTEHLLTGSNHNLRKPGATPSTRNIDDDQSNRTMGSSNANNANDNNNNTVVHSPPGAVNRSTSFLRHLDTLLSPASDSKVDSEPSKTPNIQEGTPMPSNTNYSDDRLKKGITEDFADEDDIRSQAGKVKFEPLHTVQPAISTFGKGNLTLDAFSGPVPTLEDEHEDEQEYNALRTIGSNNITIDSRTKPTQTLQENARNSSYIDLAHHGVQEIQQQQQILDSRARSRTVPANETLRLQDAAKNIKRNSRYSTLSNDEIPNNADDERKPRSMSKNFLNRRSFSPAHIGMKVIPSIALRNSVTRPRNSTEVTDPQRTRSSTNMSLIILQNGSRKFQLRGIKYSTEKKNLEFQNLFRDAGISPTERLIVDHSCALSRDILLQGRMYISDQHICFYSNILGWVSTIIIAFKEIVQIEKKTTAGIFPNGIVIDTLHTKYIFASFITRDATFDLITDVWNQLILGRRNIKSTGDINDDELGSTYMSDLDSTDLSDIYDDEDDDDLNGTDLTSSEGMDDDEFGEFQTSKIRKRNATMSTTPMKHAPTTVDYTPASNERLMTETVFDAPLGRVVDILFGPDSSYLNRIIEAQKNYDISPIPNLLDSKSREYQYVKPISFSVGPKQTRCLISDTLDHYDLNDYVKVTSYSRTPDVPSGNSFSVKSVYLFTWDKNDTSKLMVYLSVEWNSKSWLKGPIEKGTFDGVAETTSVMVHEVTKILAQEEKTTTKERKKKEPQEEMSSLPSFGPATHAPTEPDYTKTKDETIIEKSVNIKVPVGTVFQILYGDDTSYTKKIIEKQNNYNLSKIPKFSDNSREFSYIKKLSNSLGPKETKCLITEKIEHMDIEKYIMVRQIVKSPDVPYGSIFAVHTKFYLSWGENNSTNLLVVTNVVWSGKTILKGTIEKASIEGQKASTTAMVSDINEIISNASSSRRKSKKRSKTTVEKETTVKESPTQTVAESSTQGNIFSSIMGSFDVNSIQGILKLLFGLFMFVTFFRYIFDKRSTNNIEIVRPGRIIIDGAEYSYVPNFKTLYQVYEDDVRGSRGRPKIYGQNIVTDTESQIWEWLNSRGEKSYHNVPPETGKNNKKLAKKEMHKLQQLKESIDITEQKLEEMKEMLKRIDYSRETED; this is encoded by the coding sequence ATGAGTGTATCATCGAGACCGAAGAGTTCTAACAGCGAGCATTCCTTTCTGAGGAGGCTTGGGCTAAAGAGACACAAGTCTGCAGACAATAAGGACAAAGAGGAGAAACTGAAACGATCTTCTTTATCCATGAGGATGTCAGGTTCTGGTAAGAACGAAATTGCTAAGAGAAGGATAGTAACGACACAACCCAAGACTGGGGCTCATTCCCAAATTGATACTCAATTGGAATTACCCGAGATCGTCTCTGTGAGAAGTCGAAAGAGTAATAAGAGTAATCGAAGTAGTAGGAGTAGCTGGCAAGATATAAACATTATTGCTAAGCCGAGGAGGTCTTTGCAAAACTCGACAGCTGGTATGAAGAGGGTTAATACTACCCAGGGCATGTTTAATATCCCCGTACCAATCGATACTTTGAAGGATAAGACTACAGAAAGTTTGAATAGAACTgcaaaaattattaataacCCTGAGACGTCATCATTTAAGAAACAATTCATGAATAGTTTGGAACAGCCTACTACAGAACCTCATTTGGGGAACATTGATGACATAGAAAATGGTGAGAACAATACTTCCAGTATATTGGgaacaatattttccatGGCGCATAATGTCGTGTCACATGTACCAATGTTATCATCTACAGAACATCTACTCACTGGTTCTAACCATAATTTGAGAAAACCAGGGGCAACACCCAGTAcaagaaatattgatgatgatcaGTCTAATAGGACTATGGGCTCTTCAAACGCTAATAATGCtaatgataataacaataatacaGTGGTACATTCACCCCCAGGAGCGGTAAATAGAAGTACATCATTCTTAAGGCATCTGGATACTTTGCTATCACCAGCTTCAGACTCCAAGGTAGATTCAGAACCTTCTAAGACTCCCAACATTCAAGAAGGTACACCTATGCCGTCAAATACAAATTATTCCGATGATAGATTGAAAAAAGGCATTACAGAAGACTTTGCCGATGAAGATGACATTAGATCACAAGCAGGAAAAGTTAAATTTGAACCCCTTCACACGGTTCAACCGGCAATTTCCACCTTTGGTAAGGGAAATTTGACCTTAGATGCTTTTTCCGGTCCTGTGCCCACGTTAGAGGATGAACATGAAGATGAACAAGAATATAATGCTCTTAGAACAATTGgaagtaataatattacaattGATAGTCGAACCAAACCTACCCAAACACTTCAAGAAAATGCACGCAATAGTAGTTATATTGACTTAGCACACCATGGGgttcaagaaattcaacaacagcaacaaatTCTTGATTCTAGAGCAAGAAGCCGCACTGTTCCAGCCAATGAAACATTACGTTTACAAGATGCAgcaaaaaatatcaagagaaattcaagatattCCACCCTATCAAACGAtgaaattccaaataatgCAGATGATGAACGTAAACCAAGAAGTATGTCTAAAAATTTCCTAAATAGAAGATCATTTTCACCAGCACATATTGGTATGAAAGTTATTCCAAGTATCGCGTTGAGAAATTCGGTGACAAGACCGAGAAATAGTACTGAAGTTACTGATCCGCAACGTACTCGTTCAAGTACAAATATGTCTCTTATTATACTACAAAATGGGTCCCGAAAATTCCAACTTCGGGGTATAAAATATAGCacagaaaagaaaaacttagaattccaaaatttgtTTAGGGATGCTGGCATTAGTCCAACTGAAAGATTGATTGTGGATCACAGTTGTGCTCTATCTCGTGATATATTACTACAGGGGAGAATGTACATTTCAGACCAACatatttgtttttattCCAATATCTTGGGGTGGGTTAGCACTATCATCATTgcatttaaagaaattgttcaaattgaaaagaaaacaacaGCAGGCATTTTCCCAAATGGTATTGTCATAGATACCTTGCATACTAAGTATATATTTGCATCGTTTATTACCAGAGATGCTActtttgatttaataacaGATGTTTGGAATCAACTAATCCTTGGTAGAAGAAACATAAAGAGCACTGGGGATATAAATGATGACGAATTAGGCTCTACTTACATGTCAGATTTAGACTCTACCGACTTAAGTGACATTTATGACgacgaagatgatgacgattTAAACGGTACAGATTTAACTTCTAGTGAAGGtatggatgatgatgagttTGGAGAATTTCAAACTTCCAAAATTCGCAAAAGAAATGCAACAATGTCCACAACTCCAATGAAACATGCTCCAACTACAGTAGATTATACTCCGGCAAGTAATGAAAGATTGATGACTGAAACTGTTTTTGATGCTCCTCTGGGTAGAGTAGTGGATATACTGTTTGGCCCTGATTCATCTTATTTGAACCGAATCATTGAAGCTCAAAAGAATTATGATATTTCCCCCATTCCAAACCTATTGGATTCTAAATCTCGTGAATATCAATATGTTAAGCCAATATCATTTAGTGTTGGTCCAAAACAGACGAGGTGCTTAATTTCAGACACTTTGGATCATTATGATTTGAACGATTATGTAAAAGTCACTTCTTATTCAAGGACACCGGATGTCCCCTCGGGTAATTCCTTCTCTGTAAAGAGTGTTTATCTTTTCACGTGGGATAAAAACGATACTTCGAAGTTAATGGTGTACTTATCTGTGGAATGGAATAGCAAGAGTTGGTTGAAAGGACCTATAGAGAAAGGTACATTTGATGGGGTAGCAGAAACTACCAGTGTTATGGTTCATGAAGTTACTAAAATCTTGGCCCAGGAAGAAAAGACTACTACtaaagaaaggaaaaagaaggaaccacaagaagaaatgtcCAGCTTACCATCATTTGGACCTGCAACTCATGCTCCAACTGAACCAGATTATACTAAAACAAAGGATGAAAccatcattgaaaaatctgtCAACATCAAAGTACCAGTGGGTACCGTATTTCAGATATTATACGGTGATGATACTTCGTATacgaagaaaataatagaaaagCAAAACAATTATAATCTATCAAagattccaaaattttctGACAATAGTAGAGAGTTTAGCTATATCAAGAAACTGTCGAATTCTTTAGGCCCAAAGGAAACAAAATGTCTAATTACTGAAAAGATAGAACATATGgacattgaaaaatatataatggTAAGACAGATTGTGAAATCACCAGATGTGCCCTACGGTTCGATATTTGCCGTTCACACTAAATTTTACTTATCCTGGGGTGAAAATAACTCTACTAATTTATTAGTTGTGACAAACGTTGTGTGGTCTGGTAAAACAATTCTGAAGGGTACTATCGAGAAAGCATCGATCGAGGGCCAAAAGGCTTCCACTACTGCTATGGTTTCGGATATCAACGAGATCATTAGTAATGCCAGCTCATCAAGaaggaaatcaaaaaaGAGGTCAAAGACTACTGTGGAGAAAGAGACTACCGTGAAAGAGAGCCCGACGCAAACTGTGGCGGAATCATCAACCCAAGGAAACATATTTTCCTCTATTATGGGGTCATTTGACGTAAATTCTATTCAAGGTATTTTGAAACTTCTGTTTGGCCTATTTATGTTTGTTACATTTTTCcgttatatttttgataaGAGATCGACCaacaatattgaaatagTTAGACCAGGTAGAATTATCATAGACGGTGCCGAATATAGCTATGTCCCGAACTTCAAAACACTTTATCAAGTTTACGAAGATGATGTTAGGGGTAGCAGAGGCCGTCCTAAAATATATGGTCAGAATATTGTGACAGATACTGAAAGTCAAATTTGGGAATGGTTAAACAGTAGAGGAGAAAAGTCGTATCATAACGTCCCACCAGAGACTGgcaagaataataaaaaattggcTAAAAAGGAAATGCATAAACTTCAACAACTAAAGGAATCCATCGATATAACGGAGCAAAAacttgaagaaatgaagGAAATGCTGAAAAGGATTGATTATAGTCGCGAAACGGAAGATTAA
- the YCG1 gene encoding condensin subunit YCG1 (ancestral locus Anc_5.367): protein MSNESDMDVDNEEVNSRICRSVAEVFQKAQSTYAGHRKHIAVLKKIQSKAVDQGYEEAFNYWFNKCVTKILPLKKNEVVGDRIIKLIAAFIASLDRENDLLIQAQDQQNEDEEVDSTFSRFINQFVRHILRAIECKDKNVRFRVTQLLVVIMDNIGEIDEELYTLLLWSLNKRIYDKEPMVRIQAVFCLTKFQEENENEGEEELSDATQTLLKCIQNDPSAEVRRAAMLNLISNKKTRPYILERARDVNAINRRLVYSRVLKGMGKVLFEEVEPKILDQLIMWGLDDRESHVRRECTKLISHHWLNLLDGDLIRLLENLDITSSTFTSKALNSMFQSRSDIITKLKFPADLWKEFTIETAFLFRCFYIYCVENNLIEIIEENFPETAILADYLQFYLEKRFFPKNADTMNEEDNATYEFILEQLLIMANKYDFGDEIGRRSILNTVRTMLNFTKLPDSLIAIGLEVLKSLSINERDFITMAIEIINDIRDDDIELQEQEEHQKKRDATKEGNDEEEENDSVESFHSAVEHLVNGVSNMSEQDIMNQLPPEKEARPETMIQCLTRSAYMLKLVNTSLNENIMITSLIDTLITPAVRNTENKIRELGIRNMGLCCLLDLQLAIDNLYIFGMCVSKGNASLKNIALQVIVDIFSVHGTAVVDGDGKVDSVSLHKIFYKVLKNNELPECQAVAAEGLCKLFLADIFNDDDLFEAFVLAYFSPENSKNEALVQAFAFCIPVYCFSHPNHQERMTRMAADILLRLCMRWDELQNSEPPDEDLSMLKPNIIFQELIFWTDPRKLVNKSEEEASKIDYQLSFLIDVLKVLGRIEQKEIKKMFITNVNSFFISSEQDSTKLTEILEFINDTLENETLGPMNKNSLEKLKNTVGECLQIARDRSTNESSNTSKLSSNDTDEYSRVLEECSTNEVAAAGHEPELEGGEVDSTEVINNEVSDGFDKPNVENEPLAANAGQSNCRGSDLLEQIDNSIEGVAPPQRNIRKRRRNDIDEGTSNDSVTTESQTTSDIKQKSVNFNLGNLSFDDESAADASYAE from the coding sequence ATGAGTAATGAGAGTGATATGGATGTTGACAACGAGGAAGTCAATTCTAGAATTTGTCGTTCCGTGGCAGAAGTTTTCCAAAAGGCACAATCCACTTACGCAGGTCATAGGAAACATATAGCagtattgaagaagatccaATCCAAAGCAGTAGACCAAGGATATGAGGAAGCGTTTAATTATTGGTTTAATAAGTGTGTTACAAAGATTTTACCTTTGAAAAAGAACGAAGTTGTGGGAGATCGTATCATTAAACTGATCGCGGCATTTATCGCCTCATTAGATAGGGAGaatgatttattgattCAAGCACAGGATCAACAAAACGAGGATGAGGAAGTTGACAGTACATTTTCTAGGTTTATTAACCAATTTGTAAGACATATACTGCGGGCAATAGAATGCAAGGACAAAAATGTTCGATTTCGTGTGACACAACTGCTGGTGGTTATAATGGATAACATTGGGGAAATTGACGAAGAATTGTACACACTGTTACTTTGGTCATTGAATAAGAGGATATATGACAAAGAGCCAATGGTAAGGATTCAAGCTGTCTTTTGTTTAACCAAgttccaagaagaaaatgaaaacgaAGGTGAAGAGGAATTAAGTGATGCGACACAGACTCTCCTGAAATGTATTCAAAACGATCCATCTGCAGAAGTAAGACGTGCAGCTATGTTAAATCTTATTAGCAATAAGAAGACGAGACCCTATATATTGGAAAGAGCTCGTGATGTCAATGCTATTAATAGGCGGCTAGTTTATTCCAGAGTGTTAAAAGGAATGGGAAAagtattatttgaagaagtggaaCCAAAAATTCTTGATCAATTGATAATGTGGGGGTTGGATGATAGAGAATCACATGTAAGGAGAGAATGTACGAAACTAATATCACACCATTGGTTAAATTTGTTGGATGGTGATTTGATTCGTTTATTAGAAAACTTGGACATTACCTCGTCAACATTTACTTCAAAGGCTTTGAACTCTATGTTTCAAAGTAGATCAGATATAATAACCAAACTAAAGTTTCCAGCAGATTTGTGGAAAGAATTCACTATCGAAACTGCGTTTCTTTTCAGGTGTTTTTACATCTATTGTGTGGAAAACAATCTTATTGagattattgaagaaaatttccCAGAAACAGCCATACTAGCAGACTACCTACAATTTTATCTAGAAAAAAGATTCTTTCCTAAGAATGCAGACACAATGAATGAGGAAGATAATGCGACATACGAATTTATTCTAGAACAATTATTGATTATGGCGAATAAGTACGATTTTGGTGATGAAATAGGAAGAAGATCAATATTAAATACAGTGAGAACAATGTtaaattttacaaaattacCTGATTCACTGATTGCTATCGGATTAGAGGTCTTAAAGAGTCTATCAATTAACGAACGTGACTTCATCACAATGGcaattgaaattataaatGACATAAgggatgatgatattgaacTTCAGGAACAGGAAGAACACCAGAAAAAGAGAGATGCCACCAAAGAAGgcaatgatgaagaggaggaaaaTGACTCCGTTGAATCTTTTCATTCAGCGGTTGAGCATTTAGTTAATGGTGTTAGTAATATGTCGGAACAAGATATCATGAACCAATTGCCCCCAGAGAAGGAGGCTAGACCAGAAACAATGATTCAATGTCTGACAAGATCTGCTTATATGCTAAAACTGGTAAACACTTCATTGAACGAAAATATTATGATAACGTCCTTAATTGACACTTTGATTACTCCTGCCGTGAGAAATAcggaaaataaaattagaGAATTGGGTATTCGTAACATGGGCCTTTGCTGCCTTCTTGACCTTCAATTGGCGATCGATAACCTATATATCTTTGGAATGTGTGTTTCAAAGGGTAATGCatcattaaagaatatcGCTCTTCAAGTTATCGTAGATATATTTTCCGTTCATGGCACGGCAGTAGTGGATGGGGATGGTAAGGTGGACTCGGTATCTTTGCACAAGATTTTTTATAAagtattgaagaataaCGAACTTCCTGAATGTCAAGCCGTTGCAGCAGAAGGTTTATGCAAATTATTTCTTGCAGATATCTTCAACGATGATGATCTTTTTGAGGCTTTTGTTTTAGCCTATTTTTCGCCTGAAAACAGTAAAAATGAAGCACTGGTACAGGCGTTTGCATTTTGCATACCTGTTTATTGCTTTTCTCATCCAAATCACCAAGAGAGAATGACAAGGATGGCTGCTGATATTTTACTAAGACTGTGTATGAGATGGGATGAATTACAGAATAGTGAACCACCCGACGAAGATTTATCGATGTTGAAGCCCAATATTATCTTTCAGGAACTAATATTCTGGACTGATCCGAGAAAGTTGGTAAATAAATCAGAAGAAGAGGCGTCAAAGATTGATTATCAATTAAGTTTCTTAATCGATGTTCTGAAAGTTTTAGGAAGAATCGAgcaaaaagaaataaagaaaatgtttATCACTAACGtgaattcatttttcatttcGTCTGAGCAAGATTCCACTAAATTGACTGAAATCCTCgaattcattaatgataCTTTAGAGAATGAAACCTTAGGCCCTATGAATAAAAATTCCTtggagaaattaaagaatacTGTGGGTGAATGCCTTCAAATAGCGCGGGATAGATCCACCAATGAATCGAGTAACACTTCTAAGCTATCCTCTAATGACACAGATGAATATTCACGTGTATTAGAAGAATGTAGTACTAATGAAGTTGCAGCGGCTGGCCACGAACCTGAACTGGAAGGTGGAGAGGTAGATTCTACTGAAGTGATCAATAATGAGGTTTCCGATGGATTTGATAAACCGAATGTAGAAAATGAACCTTTAGCAGCAAATGCAGGACAGAGTAACTGCCGTGGCAGCGATCTTCTCGAACAGATCGATAATTCCATCGAAGGGGTAGCTCCGCCGCAGCGGAATATTCGTAAGAGAAGGAGAAACGATATTGATGAGGGTACAAGTAATGACTCAGTCACGACAGAATCTCAAACTACATCCGATATCAAACAGAAAAGTGTCAATTTTAATCTAGGAAACTTGAGctttgatgatgaatcgGCAGCCGATGCTTCCTATGCTGAGTAA